One genomic region from Chionomys nivalis chromosome 17, mChiNiv1.1, whole genome shotgun sequence encodes:
- the LOC130889203 gene encoding histone lysine acetyltransferase CREBBP-like, whose product MGKSPCPEALARFMNFMVAHGAQMGMVHYIGPSARWGSRELLRDYPWRLASRPLPGSRRERVAQAFEETSRRLFILSGCIQFLIHACQCSSTRCHLPPCRKIKWAVKHTKGCKRKTDRGCSICKQFIVLCCYHAKHCQENKCSLAFCLDIKQNLPTAAAPAPAGSDAPQEVDQ is encoded by the exons ATGGGGAAATCTCCGTGCCCTGAG GCCCTTGCCCGGTTCATGAACTTTATGGTAGCTCATGGAGCACAGATGGGCATGGTGCACTACATAGGTCCATCAGCGAGATGGGGAAGTAGGGAACTCCTGAGAGATTACCCTTGgaggctggccagcag gcccttgcccggctcacGAAGGGAGAGAGTGGCGCAGGCATTTGAAGAAACCTCTCGGCGCTTGTTCATCCTAAGTGGCTGCATACAGTTTCTGATACATGCCTGCCAGTGCTCCAGTACCAGATGTCATCTGCCTCCCTGCCGGAAGATAAAGTGGGCCGTGAAGCACACCAAGGGCTGTAAACGGAAAACCGATCGTGGATGCTCCATCTGCAAACAGTTTATTGTCCTCTGCTGCTACCATGCCAAGCACTGCCAGGAGAACAAATGTTCATTGGCATTCTGCCTTGACATCAAGCAAAACCTCCCAACAGCTGCAGCGCCGGCTCCAGCAGGCTCAGATGCTCCACAGGAGGTTGACCAATAA
- the LOC130888761 gene encoding histone acetyltransferase p300-like, giving the protein MEELGVGLGEESNNQEAEMSIQWWEASRRLSIQCCIQSLVHACQCRNASCSLPSCQKMKRVVLHTKGCKRKTNGECPICKQLYALLCYHAKHCQENKCPVPFCFKIKQTIRQQELQHQLQQAQMLRRRITSMQLIGVAGHQLGLLSPTPETPTSPPDQQPATAQTP; this is encoded by the coding sequence ATGGAGGAACTAGGCGTTGGCTTGGGTGAGGAGAGcaacaaccaggaagcagaaatgtCCATACAGTGGTGGGAAGCCTCTCGCCGCCTGAGCATACAATGCTGCATACAGAGTCTGGTGCATGCGTGCCAGTGCCGCAATGCCTCCTGTTCTCTGCCTTCCTGCCAGAAGATGAAGAGGGTCGTGCTGCACACCAAAGGCTGTAAACGGAAAACCAATGGTGAATGCCCCATCTGCAAACAGCTCTATGCCCTCCTCTGCTACCATGCCAAGCACTGCCAGGAGAACAAATGTCCGGTGCCATTCTGCTTCAAAATCAAGCAAACAATCCGGCAGCAAGAGCTGCAGCACCAGCTCCAGCAGGCTCAGATGCTCCGCAGGAGGATTACCAGCATGCAACTGATTGGTGTGGCAGGACACCAGCTGGGTCTGCTGTCCCCAACTCCTGAGACTCCAACCAGCCCTCCTGACCAACAGCCAGCCACCGCACAGACACCCTAG